The region GCCTTCATCGCCTCGCTCGGCTCGGCCAGCCGCTCGAGTATCTGCACGCTCGCCCCGGAGAGCGCCAGCTCCGCGGCGAGCACGAGGCCCACCGGCCCGGCTCCGACCACGGTCACGTCCATGTCCTGGTTCACATTCACTGTCACGAACAGTGTTCTATGTACGAACAGTGTTCGTGTCAAGCTAGGATGGGTCGGGTGAACCCGAGAGAGCGACGCGCGGCGCGCCACCAGCCGCCGAACCCCGACGCCGAAGCCACCCCCAGGCCGCGGCGCCGCAAGGCCCCGATCACGGTCGAGCAGGTCATCGACACCGCCCTGGACCTCGTCGCCACCGAGGGCTACGAGGCATTGACCATGCGCCGACTGGCCGGCGCGCTCGACACCGGACCCGCCTCGCTCTACGCCCATGTGGTCAACAAGGCCGACCTCGACGAGCTGCTCATCGGGCGGCTGTGCGCCGAGCTCGTCCTGCCCGAGGCCGACCCCGCGGCCTGGCGGGACCAGATCCGCGGCGTATGTGCCCAGATGCGCGACCAGTACCTGAAGTACCCGGGAATCTCCCGCGCCGCGCTCGCCATGGCCCCCACCGACCTCGAGATCCTGCGCGTCAGCGAAGGAATGCTGGCGATCCTGCTCGCCGGTGGCGTCGCCCCGCAGACCGCGGCCTGGGCCATCGACGCCCTCCTGCTGTACGTGGCCGGCTACTGCCTCGAGGTGTCGATCGCGCGCCGGCGATCAACGCAGGATGACGCTGCCTGGGTCCTCGACCGCGCCGAACTGCTGCGCCGGTTCGCCGCCCTGCCTGCCGAGACCTTCCCCCACACCACCCGCCACGCCGCCGAGCTCACCGCGGGGGAGGGCCACGACCGGTTCGAGTTCACGCTCGCGTTGATGGTCGACGGCCTGGCGCGCCGCTAGCCGCCAAGCGCTCCCTCGCCGAGTTCCTTGACTTGCCTATCAGGAAAGTAGGGCGATGACTTTCCTGATAGGAAAGTGAGGCCTCGTCATGGAGAACATCGCTCCTGAGCAGGCCGGCGCCGCACTGGGCGTGGTCGACCGGGCCCAACGCCAGGTGGCCGAGGAAGTCGGCTTGCCTCGCGGCTACTGGTGGGCAATGGCTGGTGGCTGGCTTCTGTTGGGCGTACTCGGCAACGTACTGCCGCAGTGGCTGGCCGGGATAGCGACCGTGGCCTTCGGCATCGGGCACGGGTGGCTCGCCTCCCGCCTGCTCGACGGCCGCCGGCGCACGGATCGGCTGCAGGTGAGCGCGGCGGTCGCCGGCCACCGCATCCCACTGGTCGTG is a window of Streptomyces violaceusniger Tu 4113 DNA encoding:
- a CDS encoding TetR/AcrR family transcriptional regulator C-terminal domain-containing protein, with translation MGRVNPRERRAARHQPPNPDAEATPRPRRRKAPITVEQVIDTALDLVATEGYEALTMRRLAGALDTGPASLYAHVVNKADLDELLIGRLCAELVLPEADPAAWRDQIRGVCAQMRDQYLKYPGISRAALAMAPTDLEILRVSEGMLAILLAGGVAPQTAAWAIDALLLYVAGYCLEVSIARRRSTQDDAAWVLDRAELLRRFAALPAETFPHTTRHAAELTAGEGHDRFEFTLALMVDGLARR